The genomic window GGTCTGCGATATCCCTGCCCCACTTCTCATAAGCTGCGACTATAATAGCCTTTTCTCTGTCCTTAGGTGCGAGTTCCTTAGAAACGCCGAGCTCCTCACAAAGCTCCGCCCAGTTTCTGATATGACCTCTGTATTCCTTTAATATGATAGCCATAAAATATCCTCCGTTCAGGTGTGATTTTGTACCTTTATTATTATAGCAAAAAAAGTATATGCTGTCAACAACATAAAAATGCACCTTTGTCAGGTAACAGGAGAAACGCTGCGCTCAGTGAATAGTGAAGAGTTACCGCCCGAATGGGCATCTCGTCGGCGTAAGCCAAGTTATGCGAAGCGAAACTTGCGTCCTTTAAGCCTTTGGCTTAAAGACAATACACCACAACTGTTACCTGTTACCTGTTAACTGTTAACTAAAAAAAGCTCGCCCCCGGCAGATGCTCGGGGGCGGTGTGTGGTACTGATGTCAGTACACAGAGGTGTTTTATTATGGGGCTGCCGCAGCGTCTGCCTGTGCCTGTGAAGCAGGCGAGATAGTGCCGTGCTGCTGCTGCCTTGCTATCCTCTCGGCTTCCTTGAAGGTCTTGCCGAGGTCGGATATCATGGGTATGACCTCTTTGATGAGGCTCACGTCCTTGTGAATGTTGCCTGTGGTTATACGCCAGATGAAGTAATCATAAAGCCTTGCATAATCCATTGCTATCTCGTACTGCATATCAAGCGTGCTGTCAAGATAACGGATTATCCGCTCTGCTTTTTGCAGGCTCTCGTTTGCCTTGGCGTAATCCTTCTCCTCGATGTATATAACGCCCTCATTAAGACGCTTTACACAGGTCTCGAACAGCAGGACGAGCATCTCACCCTGCGTCATTGTGTTTATTGACTGTTCACGGTACTTCTTGTATGGGTTTTCAGCCATAGCCTAAACACTTCCTTTTATAGTTTTTTAGAAGCCCATCATCTGACCGAGATATGTGCTTGTAGAATTCATGTTTGCAAGTGCTGTCTCCATCGAGTTGAACTGCTTCCAGTATCTGTCCTTGTTGGAGTCGTACTTTGCCTGAAGACGCTTGATGTACTCGTTTATCGTGTCCATCTGCTTCTTCATGTTGTTGGTCTGCTCGCTTACCTTGCCCTTGACACCTGCCATCTGAACAAGTGTACCGGGTGAAGCCAGCGACGTGCTCGCCGTGTTCTTGCAGGCGGTGTTGAGCTTTGTGGCAACGTTTGTGAAGGTGGATATAACGTCATCACCGTTCTCCTCTATCGCCTTTCTGAGCTTATCCTCGTCTATTTCGAGCTTGCCGTAGTCCTTCCAGTCGCTTGAAGAATCTATGCCGAACATCGAAAGCGAGAAGCCGTTGTCAGCCTTTGAGTAGAGCACCTTTCTCATGTTGGTGAGGAAGGAATTTATATCGCTGTCGCCGCTTAAAAGACCTGTCTTGGATTTCTCCTCCCACTTCTTTATCTCGCTCTCGCTCATCTCGTCCTTCTGATCGTCGGTAAGCGGTGCGTAGTCCTTGTAGGACTTTGACTCGTGGGTGAGCTTGTTGAGGTCTCCGATAAGGGTGTTATAATCATCCACGAAGCTCTTTATCGTCTTGACTATCTCGTCGGTGTTCTTTGAAGCCGTGAGCGTTGCCGCCTTGTCCTCAGTGCCGTTTGCAGCCTGGAGCTTGCCGTCAGGCGCTGTGAGCAGGTTGCCCCGGCCGTCAAAGTAATCGCCCGTAACAGCCTTTGCCTGGAAGGATATGCCGTTTACCGAGATATTGTTTGACATTCTCTCGACAGTCACGCCGTCGATATTGACGATAGCGTTCTTGCCCTCACTGAGTGTCGCACCTGCAAAGAACTTCTGTGCAAAGCCGCCCTCAACGTTTATGTCGAAGCCCTCGCCTGTCTGTGTGCTTTCAAGAGTGAAGCTGTCAGAAAGCGAGTTGTAGCTCATCTTGACACCTGCATCGGACGAGTTGAC from Ruminococcus sp. NK3A76 includes these protein-coding regions:
- the fliS gene encoding flagellar export chaperone FliS, which encodes MAENPYKKYREQSINTMTQGEMLVLLFETCVKRLNEGVIYIEEKDYAKANESLQKAERIIRYLDSTLDMQYEIAMDYARLYDYFIWRITTGNIHKDVSLIKEVIPMISDLGKTFKEAERIARQQQHGTISPASQAQADAAAAP